One genomic region from Thalassomonas viridans encodes:
- a CDS encoding non-ribosomal peptide synthetase, with protein sequence MSFFSENNIKSIIIEAANRGLYLRVENGKLLARGDWNKIDAELKSAIRDKKQEIIKLLTNLRSQKEAAGISKRTSSRNLLSFAQQRLWLLDQIDDGSSHYNMPGALRLTGDLNVQALTGALGTIIERHESLRTYFVEGDNGQPLQVIRPFSGIEVPVTDISLLPKAERESELAQLVSAEAGRPFDLSADLMLRAQLVKVSDDEHVLLVNMHHIASDGWSMGILINEFSTLYGAYVRGEENPLLPLEIQYADYAQWQRDWLQGEVLDEQVGYWQKQLAGLPVVHNLPLDNPRPKVQTFNGVSHYSVIDLRVSDKLNDLCQAVDGTLFMGLHAAFSVLLSRYSNETDIVVGSPIANREQAEVANLIGFFVNTLVLRSDLSGNPSFAGLLKRSKQMLLDAYAHQQVPFEQLVETLQPERSLSHSALFQVMLVLQNNNAGALELPGLTLSPVDQSADIAKYDLTLSITESQSGLELEWEYNTDLFNAGTIERLARHFERLLTGLVNAPQESVFAIDMLPAEEVHQQVIEWNDTAADYPKDKCVHELFEQHALETPDAVAVEFEENRLTYGELNAKANQLARYLIEERGVTPDTLVGICVERSLEMIVGILGILKAGGAYVPLDPSYPAARLAYMLDDANLTTVLTQQKLKGETPVRDSQAIILDSEQMIAILSGYPAKNVPADTLRPNHLAYVMYTSGSTGNPKGVMVEHTSVVNQISALQALYDFSAEDRILQFVALSFDVSVENIFSALLSGAALVIRTDAWVTDPQGWLDLCASHRITIADLPTQFWQQLAYSDKVIPAQLRQMIIGGQAVASAALQAWWSKKGHLPKLYNAYGPTETTVNSTILYCQPGSAPQSIGRPVANTKLYVLDSYQHLVPEGVAGELYIGGAGVTRGYLNLPDLTEARFLKDAFSEAADARMYKTGDLVRWLPDGNIEFLGRIDHQVKIRGFRIELGEIEYQLSSHDEVNDAVVVALPNEDGDKRLVAYVTHDNAGEMLAGDDKAQALRHGFIESLKVTLSRDLQDYMVPSVFVVLEQLPLTPNGKVDRKGLPAPDMSLQQSAYVAPGTETEKQLCEIWQEVLGLEQVGITDNFFELGGHSLLATKLVATVNTRLGVEAQLKLLFSAPTVAEFSSELAALVPAPERPAIYPVSREQALFSSFAQQRLWLLDKIDGGSAHYNMPGALRLTGDLNIEALTRGVNTIVERHESLRTYFIEGNDGQPLQIIRPFESIAVPVTDLSLLPAAERESGLADLISAEAGKPFDLEADLMLRVRLVKVSYHEHVLLVTMHHIASDGWSMGVLINEFSTLYGAYMRGEENPLPPLEIQYADYAQWQRNWLQGEVLDKQLGYWQEQLAGLPVVHNLPLDKARPKVQSFKGTSHYSAINSKVSEKLNGLCRKIGGTLFMGLHAAFSVLLSRYSNETDIVIGSPIANREQAEVAKLIGFFVNTLVLRSDLSGKPSFAALLEQSKQMLLDAYAHQQVPFEQLVETLQPERSLSHSALFQVMLVLHNNEEGTLELPGLSLSPVEQLPELAKYDLSLNVTENASGLHLEWKYNTNLFDADTIARLAKHFELLLTGLVNAPKENVFAIEMLPAEEVHQQLVQWNAAQADYPTDKCIHTLFEEQAQRCPDAVAVVFEENRLTYGELNAKANRLAHYLIRERGVAPDTLVGICVERSLEMIVGILAILKAGGAYVPLDPSYPAARLAYIQEDANLTTVLTQSTLKGEAQVSEAQALCLDNEEVLARLAGYPSHDVRAEGLSSSHLAYVLYTSGSTGNPKGVMMPAGALVNLLFAMREHSESLKAPLDILFHSSIGFDMSFTEMFLCLTSGGVLHVIDKEMQLNTPALVDYIIGSRVSVLNLPYALIPVLAHYCHANELTLPDVKVIISTAEQLKLTPEIQAFFSRNRHIELINHYGPSETHVITAINLPFKAILAGNDKVIGKALNNVMLYVLDGSLQPTPLGVAGELCVAGVALARGYLNQSELTGEKFIPNPFFDKNNANSSERLYKTGDLVRWLPDGNIEFLGRIDHQVKIRGFRVELGEIEQQLLRHDAVNDAVVVARESDAGDKRLVAYVTHDKAAVMLTDNEEGRLLRHGFIDSLKAGLAQALPDYMVPSAFVVLEQLPLTPNGKVNRKGLPAPDMSEQQKSYVAPETETEKWLCEIWQEVLGVERVGTRDNFFELGGHSLLALKVINRIRSYIDKIVHVIVLFDKSTVAELAGYLQKNYTQALINKGLLDASALIDIGGIKGGLKDSHFSRVQQLVLSYPKLQLDSSKKNGKAVFILCPHRSGSTLLRVMLAGHPDLFAPPELELLLFDSLKDRKTAFNGRFDLYLEGTLRAIMEIKGCDLTQAQKIMKEFEAKNYTVQQFYAALQGWLGGLTLVDKTPTYSYHPAALQQAEAMFEEAHYIHLVRHPYGMISSFEQAKLDDIVYLDKNEFNSRELGELLWTESHSNILQFLENIPQNRQHRVVFEELVKDPGSQMEALCDFLSIDNNKALINPYDATTKRMSDGIHKESIMLGDIKFHGHQKIDRQVGDAWKQKIHQDFLNPRSWALAQKLGYAKTTFKHVAQPAVTKAARGDNDLMLSFSQQRLWLLDQIDGGSAHYNMPEAIRLKGDLNTEALTRALTTIVERHESLRTHFVDGGDGQPLQLIRPFADIEVPMTDLSLLPAAEREPGLAALVSAEAGKPFNLSADLMLRVRLVKVSIDEHVLLVTMHHITSDGWSMGILINEFCALYGAYVRGEENPLPPLEIQYADYAQWQRGWLQGEVLDGQIGYWQEQLAGLPVVHNLPLDRARPKVQSFNGAAHYSIIDSKVNYKLNSLCQDIGGTLFMGLHAAFSVLLARYSNETDIVVGSPIANREQAEVANLIGFFVNTLVLRSDLSDNPSFAALLKQGKQMLLDAYAHQQVPFEQLVETLQPERSLSHSALFQVMLVLQNNEQGRLELPDLTLSPVEQPADIAKYDLTLNVTESKTGLHLEWEYNTDLFNADTIERMARHFGLLLTGLVNAPQESVFAVEMLPAEETHRQLVQWNDTQADFPKDKCIHTLFEEQARLNPDDVALVFEDNRLTYGELNEKANQLAHYLIRERDVTPDTLVGICVERSLEMVVGILAILKAGGAYVPLDPGYPATRLAYMLEDANLTTVLMQSGFKGETPISEARALYIDEQEMLGRLAAYPTDNVRVEALSPGHLAYVVYTSGSTGNPKGVMVEHASVVSLVKSTNYISFDKSDVVAQASNMSFDAMTFELWGALLNGAKLVHLAKEALIEPSQFTLMVEKFEINILFVTTAFVNLISAESPGAFAHLKCLFFGGENCSKQAIQQILQYGAPTRLVHVYGPTENTTFSLWKDLSDEYVNTAENIALGTMTSNTTSYVYTPADKIAPIGVAGELLLGGSGLARGYLNNPDLTAEKFIPNPFFDKNDPNSSERLYKTGDLVRCLPDGDVEFLGRIDHQVKVRGFRIELGEIEHKLLSHDAVNDAVVVALASDEGDKRLVAYVTHDNAAVMLAENKAEAQALRHEFIDALKAGLGRDLPGYMLPSAFVVLEQLPLNPNGKVDRKKLPLPDMSLQQKAYVAPATATEKLLCEIWQDVLGVEQVGITDNFFELGGHSLLAVKLITRVNKSMDVVVELTKLFELTDISKLSVYVEDLLVRQKNEQLKSAKKDKVEIEW encoded by the coding sequence ATGTCATTTTTTTCTGAAAATAATATTAAATCTATAATCATTGAAGCCGCCAACCGGGGGTTATATTTACGTGTTGAGAATGGAAAGTTATTGGCTCGGGGAGACTGGAATAAAATTGATGCTGAGCTGAAGTCAGCAATACGAGACAAAAAACAAGAAATAATAAAGCTCTTAACTAACCTCAGGTCGCAGAAAGAGGCCGCTGGCATCTCTAAGCGAACGTCATCTCGTAATTTACTTTCCTTTGCCCAGCAACGCTTATGGTTGCTAGATCAAATAGATGACGGCAGCAGTCATTACAATATGCCGGGAGCTTTACGTTTAACGGGTGATTTAAATGTTCAGGCGCTCACCGGGGCGTTAGGCACTATTATCGAGCGCCATGAGAGTTTACGGACTTACTTTGTTGAAGGCGATAACGGTCAGCCTTTACAGGTTATTCGTCCTTTCTCCGGCATTGAGGTACCCGTAACCGATATTTCTTTATTACCGAAAGCTGAGCGTGAGTCCGAGTTGGCGCAGCTTGTTTCGGCAGAAGCGGGCAGGCCATTCGATTTGAGCGCGGATCTAATGTTGCGCGCCCAACTTGTTAAAGTGTCGGATGATGAACATGTATTATTGGTGAATATGCACCACATCGCCTCAGACGGCTGGTCTATGGGGATACTGATTAACGAATTCAGTACCCTTTATGGCGCCTATGTGCGCGGTGAAGAAAACCCGTTACTCCCGCTTGAGATCCAATATGCCGATTATGCTCAGTGGCAGCGTGACTGGTTGCAGGGGGAAGTGCTTGATGAGCAGGTCGGGTATTGGCAAAAACAACTGGCCGGACTCCCTGTAGTGCATAACTTACCGCTTGATAACCCGCGTCCTAAGGTGCAAACCTTCAACGGTGTCTCCCACTACAGTGTTATTGACTTAAGGGTCAGCGATAAACTCAATGACTTATGCCAGGCGGTTGACGGCACCTTGTTTATGGGGCTGCATGCCGCCTTCTCCGTGTTATTGTCACGTTATAGCAACGAGACCGATATTGTTGTCGGCAGCCCGATAGCAAACCGTGAACAGGCGGAAGTTGCCAACCTGATAGGTTTTTTTGTCAATACTTTGGTGCTGCGCAGCGATCTCTCCGGCAATCCGAGTTTTGCCGGTTTGCTTAAGCGGAGCAAACAGATGTTGCTGGATGCCTATGCCCATCAACAGGTGCCGTTTGAGCAGCTGGTGGAGACGCTCCAGCCCGAGCGCAGCTTAAGTCACAGCGCCCTGTTCCAGGTGATGCTGGTTTTACAAAACAATAATGCCGGTGCACTTGAGTTACCCGGCTTAACCTTAAGCCCAGTCGACCAGTCGGCCGATATCGCCAAGTATGACCTGACTTTGAGTATTACCGAAAGCCAAAGTGGTTTGGAGCTTGAATGGGAATACAATACCGACTTGTTTAACGCCGGTACCATAGAGCGTCTGGCGAGGCACTTTGAGCGGTTATTAACCGGTTTAGTGAATGCGCCTCAGGAGAGTGTGTTTGCCATTGACATGCTGCCGGCAGAGGAAGTGCACCAGCAGGTCATCGAATGGAACGATACCGCGGCGGATTACCCGAAAGATAAGTGTGTTCACGAACTTTTTGAACAACATGCTTTGGAAACCCCGGATGCCGTGGCGGTTGAGTTTGAAGAAAACCGGCTGACCTATGGCGAGTTAAATGCAAAGGCGAATCAGCTCGCCCGTTACCTTATCGAAGAAAGGGGGGTTACCCCGGATACCCTGGTGGGGATTTGTGTGGAGCGCTCGCTTGAAATGATCGTCGGCATCCTGGGGATCCTTAAAGCCGGTGGCGCCTATGTGCCGCTTGACCCGAGTTATCCGGCGGCACGTTTGGCGTATATGTTAGACGATGCCAACCTGACCACAGTGCTGACGCAGCAAAAACTTAAGGGGGAAACACCTGTCAGGGATAGCCAGGCGATAATCCTGGATAGCGAGCAGATGATTGCTATTCTTTCAGGGTACCCGGCTAAGAATGTCCCGGCAGATACCTTAAGGCCGAATCATTTGGCTTATGTGATGTACACCTCAGGCTCTACGGGTAATCCTAAAGGGGTGATGGTTGAACATACCAGCGTGGTTAACCAAATCTCAGCTTTACAGGCTTTGTATGATTTCAGTGCCGAAGACCGCATACTGCAATTCGTTGCCTTGAGTTTTGATGTGTCAGTGGAAAATATTTTCAGTGCGCTGTTAAGCGGTGCGGCACTGGTCATCCGAACCGATGCCTGGGTTACCGATCCCCAGGGCTGGCTCGACCTATGCGCCAGTCACAGAATAACGATTGCCGATTTACCGACCCAGTTCTGGCAACAACTGGCTTATAGCGACAAGGTTATTCCAGCACAACTTCGCCAGATGATTATAGGGGGGCAGGCTGTTGCAAGTGCGGCACTGCAAGCCTGGTGGTCGAAAAAAGGCCATCTTCCGAAATTATATAATGCTTATGGCCCTACTGAGACAACAGTAAACTCAACTATTTTATATTGTCAGCCAGGATCGGCGCCGCAGTCCATTGGCCGTCCCGTCGCGAATACCAAACTTTATGTGTTGGACAGCTATCAGCACCTGGTTCCTGAAGGGGTCGCCGGTGAACTTTATATTGGCGGAGCCGGTGTGACAAGGGGGTATTTGAATCTGCCTGATTTGACCGAAGCGCGATTTTTGAAAGACGCCTTCTCCGAGGCCGCGGATGCTCGTATGTATAAAACGGGAGACTTAGTGCGCTGGTTGCCGGACGGTAATATAGAGTTTTTAGGGCGAATCGACCATCAGGTTAAGATACGCGGTTTCCGGATTGAGCTGGGGGAGATAGAATATCAGTTATCCTCGCATGATGAAGTCAATGATGCGGTGGTGGTGGCCTTACCCAATGAAGACGGCGACAAACGTTTAGTGGCGTATGTGACGCACGATAATGCGGGAGAAATGCTCGCCGGCGATGACAAAGCACAGGCATTGCGCCATGGTTTCATTGAGTCACTCAAAGTGACGCTAAGTAGAGACTTACAGGATTACATGGTGCCTTCTGTCTTTGTTGTGCTGGAGCAGCTGCCCTTAACCCCCAACGGCAAGGTCGACCGTAAGGGGCTACCTGCACCAGACATGTCCTTGCAGCAAAGCGCCTATGTTGCGCCGGGGACAGAAACCGAAAAACAGTTATGTGAAATCTGGCAAGAGGTGTTAGGCCTAGAGCAGGTGGGTATTACCGATAATTTCTTTGAACTCGGTGGCCACTCGTTACTCGCAACCAAGCTGGTGGCAACGGTTAATACGCGTTTAGGGGTTGAAGCGCAGTTAAAGCTCCTGTTCAGTGCGCCGACCGTTGCCGAATTCTCGTCTGAGCTGGCGGCATTGGTCCCGGCCCCCGAGCGGCCGGCAATTTATCCTGTCTCTCGTGAGCAAGCGCTATTCTCTTCCTTTGCCCAACAACGCTTATGGTTGCTGGATAAAATAGACGGCGGCAGCGCCCATTACAATATGCCTGGGGCTTTGCGTTTAACCGGTGATTTAAACATTGAGGCACTCACCAGGGGGGTAAACACCATTGTCGAGCGTCATGAGAGTTTACGGACTTACTTTATTGAAGGCAATGACGGCCAACCTTTACAGATTATTCGCCCTTTTGAAAGCATTGCAGTGCCAGTGACAGATCTTTCCTTATTGCCGGCAGCCGAGCGTGAGTCAGGCTTAGCGGATCTTATCTCGGCAGAGGCGGGCAAGCCGTTTGATTTGGAGGCGGACTTAATGTTACGTGTCCGGCTTGTCAAAGTGTCGTATCATGAGCATGTGTTACTGGTCACCATGCACCATATCGCTTCGGACGGTTGGTCGATGGGAGTCTTGATTAACGAGTTCAGTACCCTTTATGGCGCCTATATGCGTGGTGAAGAAAACCCGCTGCCGCCGCTTGAGATCCAATATGCCGATTATGCCCAGTGGCAGCGCAACTGGCTGCAGGGGGAAGTACTTGATAAGCAGCTAGGCTATTGGCAAGAACAGCTTGCCGGACTGCCTGTGGTGCACAACCTGCCGCTTGATAAGGCCCGTCCTAAGGTGCAAAGTTTCAAAGGTACTTCCCACTACAGTGCCATAAACTCAAAGGTTAGCGAGAAACTCAATGGCTTATGCCGGAAAATCGGCGGTACCCTGTTTATGGGGCTGCATGCGGCGTTTTCGGTATTACTGTCCCGTTATAGCAACGAAACCGATATCGTTATCGGCAGCCCGATAGCAAACCGTGAACAGGCTGAGGTCGCCAAGCTGATCGGTTTCTTTGTCAATACTTTGGTACTGCGCAGCGATCTCTCCGGCAAGCCGAGCTTTGCCGCCTTGCTTGAGCAGAGCAAACAAATGCTGCTGGATGCCTATGCGCACCAGCAGGTGCCGTTTGAGCAGCTGGTGGAAACCCTCCAGCCGGAGCGCAGCTTAAGTCACAGTGCCCTGTTCCAGGTGATGCTGGTCTTGCATAACAACGAAGAAGGCACGCTTGAATTGCCCGGCTTAAGCTTAAGTCCCGTCGAGCAGTTGCCTGAACTTGCCAAGTATGATCTAAGCCTTAACGTCACCGAAAATGCGAGTGGTTTACATCTGGAGTGGAAATACAACACCAATTTATTTGATGCGGATACCATAGCGCGTTTGGCCAAACACTTTGAGCTGTTATTAACGGGTTTAGTGAATGCGCCTAAAGAGAATGTTTTTGCTATTGAGATGCTGCCGGCAGAGGAAGTGCATCAGCAACTGGTGCAGTGGAATGCGGCGCAAGCCGACTACCCGACAGACAAATGCATTCATACATTATTCGAAGAGCAGGCTCAACGTTGTCCTGATGCCGTGGCAGTTGTCTTTGAAGAAAACCGTCTGACCTATGGCGAGTTAAATGCCAAAGCGAACCGGCTTGCGCATTATCTGATCCGGGAAAGAGGGGTTGCTCCCGATACCCTGGTGGGCATTTGTGTTGAGCGCTCGCTTGAAATGATAGTCGGTATCCTGGCCATTCTCAAAGCAGGCGGCGCTTATGTGCCGCTTGACCCGAGCTATCCTGCCGCACGCCTTGCGTATATCCAGGAAGATGCCAATTTAACCACAGTGTTAACGCAAAGCACGCTTAAAGGTGAAGCACAAGTAAGTGAAGCTCAGGCCTTGTGTCTTGATAATGAAGAGGTGCTTGCCCGCCTAGCAGGGTATCCGAGCCATGATGTCCGGGCAGAGGGCTTAAGTTCAAGCCACCTGGCGTATGTGCTTTATACCTCAGGCTCGACGGGTAACCCTAAAGGGGTGATGATGCCTGCCGGGGCTTTGGTGAATTTATTGTTTGCCATGCGCGAGCATAGCGAATCACTTAAAGCCCCTCTTGATATTTTGTTCCATTCCTCGATTGGCTTTGACATGAGCTTTACGGAAATGTTTTTATGCCTGACCTCCGGCGGCGTATTACATGTTATCGACAAAGAGATGCAGCTAAATACACCGGCCCTGGTGGATTATATTATCGGCTCACGCGTCTCTGTGCTGAATTTACCTTATGCGCTAATACCTGTACTCGCCCATTATTGCCATGCAAATGAGCTGACCCTGCCGGATGTGAAGGTGATCATTTCCACCGCGGAGCAATTAAAGCTGACCCCTGAGATACAGGCCTTTTTCTCCCGTAACCGGCATATCGAGCTGATTAACCATTACGGGCCGTCAGAGACGCATGTTATTACCGCCATTAATTTACCTTTTAAAGCGATTCTTGCAGGAAATGACAAGGTGATAGGAAAGGCATTAAATAATGTCATGCTTTATGTGTTAGACGGCTCACTGCAACCAACGCCTTTGGGGGTGGCGGGAGAGCTTTGTGTTGCCGGGGTTGCGCTTGCCCGCGGTTATTTAAACCAAAGTGAGCTTACGGGTGAGAAATTTATCCCTAACCCGTTTTTTGACAAAAACAACGCCAATAGCAGCGAGCGCCTGTATAAAACCGGCGATTTAGTGCGTTGGTTGCCGGACGGCAATATCGAATTTTTAGGGCGCATCGACCACCAGGTTAAAATCCGCGGGTTCAGGGTAGAATTGGGGGAGATAGAGCAGCAATTGCTCAGGCATGATGCCGTCAATGATGCCGTGGTTGTCGCCCGGGAAAGCGATGCCGGCGACAAACGCCTGGTGGCGTATGTCACGCACGATAAAGCGGCAGTGATGCTTACCGATAATGAGGAAGGCCGGCTGTTGCGCCATGGTTTTATCGACTCGCTTAAAGCGGGTCTGGCTCAGGCGTTGCCGGATTACATGGTGCCTTCGGCCTTTGTGGTGCTGGAGCAGCTACCTTTAACCCCCAACGGCAAGGTGAACCGTAAGGGGTTACCGGCGCCGGACATGTCCGAGCAGCAAAAGAGCTATGTCGCGCCAGAGACTGAGACCGAAAAATGGCTATGCGAAATATGGCAAGAGGTGTTAGGGGTTGAGCGGGTAGGGACCCGCGATAACTTCTTTGAACTCGGCGGCCATTCGTTACTGGCGTTAAAGGTGATTAATCGGATACGGTCTTATATAGATAAAATCGTGCATGTGATTGTACTTTTCGATAAGTCAACCGTGGCTGAGTTAGCCGGTTACCTACAAAAGAATTACACCCAAGCCCTTATCAACAAAGGCTTGTTAGATGCTTCCGCGCTGATAGATATCGGCGGGATAAAAGGCGGCTTAAAGGATAGCCATTTTTCACGGGTGCAACAGCTTGTGCTGTCGTATCCTAAATTACAGCTGGACAGCTCTAAAAAAAATGGCAAAGCGGTATTTATTCTTTGCCCGCATCGCTCAGGTTCTACCTTGTTGCGGGTTATGCTGGCAGGTCATCCGGATTTATTTGCGCCGCCGGAATTGGAGCTACTTTTATTCGATAGCCTGAAAGATCGTAAAACCGCCTTTAACGGCCGTTTTGATTTATACCTGGAAGGTACGCTGCGGGCTATCATGGAAATTAAAGGGTGCGACCTGACGCAAGCCCAAAAAATAATGAAGGAGTTTGAAGCCAAGAACTACACGGTTCAGCAATTTTACGCGGCGCTTCAAGGTTGGCTGGGGGGCTTAACCTTAGTGGATAAAACGCCGACATATTCGTATCACCCGGCGGCATTGCAGCAAGCCGAAGCTATGTTCGAAGAGGCGCACTATATACATTTAGTGCGTCATCCTTACGGCATGATATCTTCATTTGAGCAAGCCAAATTGGATGACATTGTTTATCTCGATAAAAATGAATTTAATTCGAGAGAATTAGGCGAGTTGCTCTGGACAGAGTCGCATTCGAATATTTTGCAATTCTTAGAGAATATTCCGCAAAACCGGCAGCATAGAGTGGTTTTTGAAGAGCTAGTTAAAGATCCCGGCTCGCAGATGGAAGCCTTATGCGACTTTTTGTCTATCGATAACAATAAAGCGTTAATAAATCCATACGATGCTACAACCAAAAGGATGTCTGACGGGATTCATAAAGAATCTATTATGTTGGGAGACATTAAGTTTCATGGCCATCAAAAAATAGACCGTCAGGTCGGCGATGCATGGAAACAGAAAATTCATCAGGATTTTCTTAATCCCCGTTCATGGGCGTTGGCTCAAAAGCTGGGTTATGCCAAAACGACTTTTAAGCATGTTGCACAGCCTGCCGTTACCAAAGCGGCAAGGGGTGACAATGACTTGATGTTATCCTTTTCTCAGCAACGCCTCTGGTTGTTAGATCAAATAGACGGCGGCAGCGCACATTATAATATGCCGGAGGCGATACGCTTAAAGGGCGATTTAAATACTGAGGCGCTCACCAGGGCGTTAACCACCATTGTTGAGCGCCATGAAAGCTTGCGGACTCATTTTGTTGACGGCGGTGACGGCCAGCCTCTACAGCTTATTCGCCCTTTTGCTGATATTGAAGTGCCGATGACAGATCTTTCCCTGTTGCCGGCAGCCGAGCGGGAGCCAGGTTTAGCTGCGCTTGTCTCGGCAGAGGCGGGCAAGCCGTTTAATTTAAGCGCGGATCTAATGTTGCGCGTCCGGCTTGTTAAAGTGTCGATTGATGAGCATGTGCTGCTGGTCACCATGCATCATATCACTTCGGATGGCTGGTCGATGGGAATATTGATCAATGAATTTTGTGCGCTATATGGCGCCTATGTGCGCGGTGAAGAGAACCCGTTACCCCCGCTTGAGATCCAATATGCCGATTATGCCCAGTGGCAACGCGGCTGGCTGCAGGGAGAAGTGCTCGATGGGCAGATAGGGTATTGGCAGGAACAGCTTGCCGGGCTCCCTGTGGTGCACAATTTACCGCTTGATAGGGCACGTCCTAAAGTGCAAAGTTTTAATGGTGCCGCCCACTACAGCATTATAGATTCAAAGGTTAACTACAAACTTAACAGTTTATGCCAGGATATCGGCGGCACCCTGTTTATGGGGCTGCATGCCGCCTTCTCGGTATTATTGGCGCGTTACAGCAATGAAACCGATATTGTTGTCGGCAGTCCGATAGCAAACCGTGAACAGGCTGAGGTCGCAAACCTGATCGGCTTCTTTGTCAATACCCTGGTACTGCGCAGCGATTTATCCGATAACCCGAGTTTTGCCGCCTTGCTTAAGCAGGGCAAACAGATGCTGCTGGATGCCTATGCCCACCAGCAGGTGCCGTTTGAGCAGCTGGTGGAAACCCTCCAGCCTGAGCGGAGTTTAAGCCACAGCGCCCTGTTCCAGGTGATGCTGGTGTTACAAAACAATGAACAAGGTAGACTTGAGTTACCGGACTTAACCTTAAGTCCCGTCGAGCAGCCGGCTGATATTGCCAAATATGACTTGACCCTGAATGTTACCGAGAGTAAAACCGGCTTGCACCTTGAATGGGAATATAATACCGACCTGTTCAATGCGGATACCATAGAACGTATGGCCAGACACTTCGGGCTGTTATTGACAGGCCTGGTGAATGCGCCGCAAGAAAGTGTTTTTGCCGTTGAGATGCTGCCGGCAGAGGAAACGCACCGGCAGCTGGTTCAGTGGAATGACACCCAGGCTGATTTCCCGAAAGACAAATGCATTCATACCTTATTTGAAGAGCAGGCTCGACTCAACCCGGATGATGTGGCGCTTGTGTTTGAGGACAACCGGCTCACCTATGGCGAGCTAAATGAAAAGGCAAACCAGCTGGCGCATTACCTGATCCGGGAAAGGGACGTTACACCTGATACTTTAGTGGGCATTTGTGTCGAACGCTCGCTGGAAATGGTGGTAGGGATCCTGGCCATTTTGAAAGCCGGCGGCGCTTATGTGCCGCTTGATCCGGGTTACCCGGCGACGCGCCTGGCGTATATGCTGGAAGATGCAAACTTAACGACAGTGTTAATGCAAAGCGGGTTTAAAGGCGAAACACCGATAAGTGAAGCCCGGGCGCTGTATATTGATGAGCAAGAAATGCTTGGGCGGTTAGCAGCATATCCGACTGATAATGTCCGGGTAGAGGCCTTAAGCCCAGGCCATTTAGCCTATGTCGTATATACCTCAGGTTCGACAGGCAATCCCAAGGGGGTGATGGTTGAGCATGCGAGCGTGGTGTCCCTGGTTAAATCCACCAATTACATATCGTTTGATAAGTCTGATGTTGTTGCACAAGCCTCAAATATGTCGTTTGACGCAATGACGTTTGAACTTTGGGGGGCGCTGCTTAACGGAGCAAAACTGGTTCATCTTGCAAAAGAGGCATTAATTGAACCAAGCCAGTTCACCTTAATGGTTGAAAAGTTTGAAATTAACATATTGTTTGTGACAACGGCATTTGTAAACCTGATATCAGCAGAAAGTCCTGGCGCCTTTGCTCATCTTAAGTGTTTGTTTTTTGGTGGTGAGAACTGCTCTAAACAGGCCATTCAACAGATATTGCAATATGGTGCACCTACCCGCTTGGTCCATGTATATGGTCCTACAGAAAATACGACCTTTAGTTTATGGAAGGATCTGTCAGACGAGTACGTGAATACAGCAGAAAACATTGCTTTAGGCACCATGACATCAAATACAACCTCTTATGTGTATACGCCAGCAGACAAGATAGCACCAATTGGCGTTGCCGGGGAATTACTGCTTGGCGGTTCAGGCCTTGCTCGCGGTTATTTAAATAATCCTGATCTAACGGCAGAGAAGTTCATCCCCAATCCGTTTTTTGATAAAAACGATCCCAATAGCAGTGAACGTTTATATAAGACGGGGGACTTAGTGCGTTGTTTGCCTGACGGGGATGTGGAGTTCTTGGGGCGAATAGATCATCAGGTTAAAGTCAGAGGCTTCCGTATCGAGCTGGGGGAAATAGAGCACAAGTTATTATCACATGATGCTGTAAACGATGCCGTGGTTGTGGCACTGGCAAGCGATGAAGGCGACAAACGCCTGGTGGCCTATGTGACTCACGATAATGCGGCGGTTATGCTTGCTGAAAATAAGGCGGAAGCACAAGCATTACGCCATGAGTTTATCGATGCACTCAAAGCCGGCTTAGGCCGGGATTTACCAGGTTACATGCTACCGTCAGCCTTTGTTGTGCTTGAGCAGTTACCCTTAAACCCTAATGGTAAGGTCGACCGTAAAAAGCTGCCGTTACCGGATATGTCGCTACAACAAAAAGCTTATGTTGCACCGGCAACAGCAACGGAAAAGCTATTGTGTGAAATATGGCAAGACGTTTTGGGTGTCGAACAGGTTGGTATTACCGACAACTTCTTTGAGTTGGGAGGACATTCGTTATTGGCAGTCAAATTAATTACTCGCGTGAATAAATCTATGGATGTGGTTGTCGAATTGACCAAGCTATTTGAATTAACTGATATCTCAAAGCTCTCCGTTTATGTAGAAGACCTTCTCGTGAGACAAAAAAACGAACAATTAAAATCGGCTAAAAAAGATAAAGTGGAGATTGAGTGGTGA